Proteins from a single region of Candidatus Parcubacteria bacterium:
- a CDS encoding type II toxin-antitoxin system RelE/ParE family toxin (Derived by automated computational analysis using gene prediction method: Protein Homology.): MEVQYTKKALKKMCPDWQCIRSFGDNIGRKILLRITQFKAASCLDDLRNAPGLHEELKENRKTQLSCRLTANWRLIYRPFGNWEEYLENGSLSWKKVDKIEIIEAEDYHNN, from the coding sequence ATGGAAGTTCAGTATACCAAAAAAGCGTTAAAAAAAATGTGTCCGGATTGGCAATGCATCCGCTCTTTTGGTGATAATATTGGACGGAAAATATTATTGCGTATAACGCAGTTTAAGGCAGCAAGTTGCTTGGATGATTTAAGAAACGCCCCAGGATTACATGAAGAATTAAAAGAAAATCGTAAGACACAGCTAAGTTGCCGTTTAACTGCTAATTGGAGATTAATATATCGTCCATTTGGTAATTGGGAAGAATATCTTGAAAACGGAAGTTTATCTTGGAAGAAGGTGGATAAAATAGAAATAATTGAGGCAGAGGATTATCATAATAATTAA
- a CDS encoding HigA family addiction module antitoxin (Derived by automated computational analysis using gene prediction method: Protein Homology. GO_function: GO:0003677 - DNA binding [Evidence IEA]) has protein sequence MSSIKSNTPILILPGETLIDLLEEKGMTQAELAERMGRPLKTINEIIKGKTSITPETAIQLEGVFSVPASFWMNLESNYQVALVRFNFGEKLKEEYKIAEKYPYKEMIKLNWIPGVKDAKEIVQSLLSFFGVISLKNVIEKNIFVGAQYRISTKKEYSKEAITAWLRKGVLEAQKINTSDFDEKKLRDSILTIKSLMFSHPNEFMPQLTKILADCGVALVILKSLKNAPINGVTRWISPKKALIQMSIRGKYADIFWFSLFHELGHLLLHRKKDIYIDSEDEKVNKEQEDQANKFASECLIPESEYNSFVNKFKMFANIESLKLFARENGVTNGILVGRLQNDQIIGRNQLNGLRDKYEWID, from the coding sequence ATGTCTAGTATCAAAAGCAATACTCCAATTTTGATTTTACCAGGAGAAACGCTTATTGATTTATTGGAAGAAAAGGGAATGACTCAGGCTGAGTTAGCAGAAAGAATGGGGCGACCACTAAAGACAATAAATGAAATAATCAAAGGTAAGACTAGTATTACACCAGAGACAGCAATTCAACTTGAAGGTGTTTTTTCTGTTCCTGCTAGTTTTTGGATGAATTTAGAGAGCAACTATCAAGTTGCTCTAGTTCGTTTTAATTTTGGAGAAAAATTAAAAGAAGAGTATAAAATTGCTGAAAAATATCCTTATAAAGAAATGATAAAATTGAATTGGATACCTGGTGTTAAAGACGCAAAAGAAATTGTCCAATCTTTGCTTAGTTTTTTTGGTGTTATTTCTTTGAAAAATGTGATTGAGAAGAACATCTTTGTTGGGGCGCAGTATAGAATTTCTACTAAAAAAGAATATTCAAAAGAGGCGATTACCGCTTGGCTTAGAAAAGGTGTTCTAGAAGCTCAAAAGATAAATACAAGCGATTTTGATGAAAAAAAACTACGAGATTCTATTTTAACAATAAAAAGTTTAATGTTTAGTCATCCTAATGAATTTATGCCACAGTTAACAAAAATATTGGCTGATTGTGGAGTGGCTTTAGTTATCTTAAAGAGCTTAAAAAATGCGCCTATTAATGGAGTAACTAGATGGATATCGCCTAAAAAGGCTTTAATCCAGATGAGTATTCGGGGCAAATATGCTGATATTTTTTGGTTTTCTTTATTTCATGAATTAGGTCATTTGCTTCTGCATCGGAAAAAAGATATTTATATTGATTCTGAAGATGAAAAAGTTAATAAAGAACAAGAAGATCAGGCTAATAAATTTGCTTCTGAGTGTTTGATTCCGGAATCAGAATATAATTCTTTTGTAAATAAATTTAAGATGTTTGCAAATATTGAATCATTAAAATTATTTGCAAGGGAAAATGGCGTAACTAATGGAATTCTAGTCGGCAGATTACAAAATGATCAAATTATAGGTCGTAATCAGCTAAATGGTTTGAGGGATAAATATGAGTGGATTGATTAA
- a CDS encoding hypothetical protein (Derived by automated computational analysis using gene prediction method: GeneMarkS-2+.): MSNNYSNSFVIFASSIGFFYNTAEKFKDDTIFLKKESDNCTPSFHLLSSLVVELLPKVLIALDVCLKYKNKQNQEISQDDLIKEISKEMNKFGHNLEKLYKNFPDLMSYLNIKDIEEYPPKAVISRRDYFVWQYNFTFIDYINPVMIKNIEAIRYGSFANKPDVATICIDDDKIIDFLEKLDNYVIQKKAETREILLSSL; encoded by the coding sequence ATGTCTAATAATTATTCAAATTCTTTTGTCATTTTTGCTTCCTCAATTGGATTCTTTTATAATACTGCAGAAAAGTTTAAAGATGATACTATTTTTTTAAAGAAGGAGTCTGATAATTGTACACCCTCGTTTCATTTACTATCTTCTTTGGTTGTTGAGTTATTGCCAAAAGTATTAATAGCTTTGGATGTTTGCTTAAAATATAAAAATAAACAAAATCAGGAGATATCACAAGATGATTTAATTAAAGAGATATCTAAGGAGATGAATAAATTTGGTCATAACTTGGAGAAACTTTATAAGAATTTTCCGGACCTGATGAGTTATTTGAATATAAAGGATATTGAAGAATATCCGCCGAAGGCAGTTATTAGTAGAAGAGATTATTTTGTGTGGCAATATAATTTTACTTTTATTGATTATATTAATCCAGTTATGATTAAAAATATAGAGGCTATTAGATATGGATCATTTGCCAATAAGCCAGATGTGGCGACTATCTGTATTGATGATGATAAAATTATTGATTTTCTTGAAAAATTAGACAATTACGTCATTCAAAAGAAGGCGGAAACAAGAGAAATATTATTAAGTAGTTTATAG